The Streptomyces sp. NBC_01244 genome contains a region encoding:
- a CDS encoding phosphoribosylaminoimidazolesuccinocarboxamide synthase, protein MPGFVEKPEPVQVPGLVHLHTGKVRDLYRDEDGNLVMVASDRISAADWVLPTEIPDKGRILTQLSLWWFDQLADLVPNHVISTELPAGAPADWAGRALVCRNLDMVPVECVARGYLTGSGLAEYEKTRTVCGLGLPEGLVDGSELPGPIFTPAAKAEVGEHDENVSYEEVARTQGAETAALLRQTTLAVYGRARDIARDRGIILADTKFEFGFDKDGNLVAADEVLTPDSSRFWPADLWEPGHSQPSFDKQYVRDWLSSPASGWDSKGELPPPALPREVVEQTRSRYVEAYERLTGQTWS, encoded by the coding sequence GTGCCCGGATTCGTCGAAAAGCCCGAGCCGGTCCAGGTGCCCGGCCTGGTCCACCTCCACACCGGCAAGGTCCGCGACCTCTACCGCGACGAGGACGGGAACCTGGTGATGGTCGCCAGCGACCGCATCTCCGCCGCCGACTGGGTGCTGCCCACCGAGATCCCGGACAAGGGCCGGATCCTGACGCAGCTCTCCCTGTGGTGGTTCGACCAGCTCGCGGACCTCGTCCCGAACCACGTCATCAGCACCGAGCTGCCCGCCGGCGCCCCCGCCGACTGGGCCGGCCGCGCCCTGGTCTGCCGGAACCTCGACATGGTCCCCGTCGAGTGCGTGGCCCGCGGCTACCTGACCGGCTCGGGCCTCGCCGAGTACGAGAAGACCCGTACGGTCTGCGGACTGGGCCTGCCCGAGGGCCTGGTCGACGGCTCCGAGCTGCCCGGCCCGATCTTCACCCCTGCCGCCAAGGCCGAGGTCGGCGAGCACGACGAGAACGTCTCCTACGAGGAGGTCGCGCGCACCCAGGGCGCCGAAACGGCCGCCCTGCTGCGCCAGACCACCCTCGCCGTCTACGGCCGGGCCCGGGACATCGCCCGCGACCGCGGGATCATCCTGGCGGACACCAAGTTCGAGTTCGGCTTCGACAAGGACGGGAACCTGGTCGCCGCCGACGAGGTGCTGACCCCGGACTCCTCGCGCTTCTGGCCGGCCGACCTGTGGGAGCCGGGCCACAGCCAGCCGTCCTTCGACAAGCAGTACGTCCGCGACTGGCTGTCCTCCCCGGCCTCCGGCTGGGACTCCAAGGGCGAACTCCCGCCGCCCGCCCTCCCGCGGGAGGTCGTGGAGCAGACCCGCTCCCGGTACGTGGAGGCCTACGAGCGGCTCACCGGCCAGACCTGGTCCTGA
- the purD gene encoding phosphoribosylamine--glycine ligase, producing the protein MKVLVIGGGAREHALCRSLSLDSDVNALYCAPGNAGIAEVAELRPVDPLDGEAVARLATELRADLVVVGPEAPLVAGVADAVRAVGIPVFGPSGEAAQLEGSKAFAKDVMAAAGVPTARSYVCTTPEEVDEALDAFGAPYVVKDDGLAAGKGVVVTDDRAAARAHALRCDRVVIEEFLDGPEVSLFAITDGVTVLPLQPAQDFKRALDGDAGPNTGGMGAYSPLPWADPKLVDEVMASVLQPTVDELRHRGTPFSGLLYAGLAITSRGVRVIEFNARFGDPETQVVLARLRTPLASVLLGSANGTLDVLPPLSWREDAAVTVVIASHNYPETPRTGDPITGLAEVAELDAPHAYVLHAGTRSEGDAVVSAGGRVLSVTATGSDLAEARDRAYKAVARIGLDGSQYRTDIAAKASQQR; encoded by the coding sequence GTGAAGGTCCTCGTCATCGGCGGCGGCGCCCGCGAACATGCCCTGTGCCGCTCTCTGTCCCTCGATTCCGACGTCAACGCGCTGTACTGCGCTCCCGGCAACGCGGGCATCGCCGAGGTGGCCGAGCTCCGCCCCGTCGACCCGCTCGACGGCGAAGCCGTCGCCCGCCTCGCCACCGAGCTCCGCGCCGACCTGGTCGTGGTCGGCCCGGAGGCCCCGCTCGTCGCCGGGGTCGCCGACGCCGTGCGCGCGGTCGGCATCCCCGTCTTCGGCCCGTCCGGCGAAGCCGCGCAGCTGGAGGGTTCCAAGGCCTTCGCCAAGGACGTGATGGCCGCCGCCGGCGTCCCGACGGCCCGCAGCTACGTGTGCACCACCCCGGAAGAGGTGGACGAGGCCCTCGACGCCTTCGGCGCCCCGTACGTGGTCAAGGACGACGGCCTCGCCGCCGGCAAGGGCGTCGTGGTCACCGACGACCGGGCCGCCGCCCGCGCCCACGCGCTGCGCTGCGACCGGGTGGTCATCGAGGAGTTCCTCGACGGCCCCGAGGTCTCCCTCTTCGCCATCACCGACGGCGTCACCGTGCTGCCGCTCCAGCCCGCGCAGGACTTCAAGCGCGCGCTCGACGGCGACGCGGGCCCCAACACCGGCGGCATGGGCGCGTACTCGCCCCTCCCCTGGGCCGACCCGAAGCTGGTCGACGAGGTCATGGCCTCCGTCCTGCAGCCCACCGTGGACGAGCTGCGCCACCGCGGGACCCCCTTCTCCGGGCTGCTCTACGCGGGCCTCGCGATCACCTCGCGCGGGGTGCGGGTCATCGAGTTCAACGCCCGTTTCGGCGACCCCGAGACCCAGGTGGTCCTGGCCCGGCTGCGCACCCCGCTCGCGAGCGTGCTGCTGGGTTCCGCCAACGGCACCCTGGACGTCCTGCCCCCGCTCAGCTGGCGCGAGGACGCGGCCGTCACCGTGGTCATCGCCTCCCACAACTACCCGGAGACCCCGCGCACCGGGGACCCCATCACGGGTCTGGCCGAGGTCGCCGAGCTGGACGCCCCGCACGCGTACGTCCTGCACGCCGGGACCCGCAGCGAGGGCGACGCGGTCGTCAGCGCGGGCGGACGCGTGCTGTCGGTGACGGCGACCGGTTCCGATCTGGCGGAGGCCCGGGACAGGGCGTATAAGGCGGTCGCGCGGATCGGGCTCGACGGCTCGCAGTACCGCACGGACATCGCGGCGAAGGCCTCGCAACAGCGCTGA
- a CDS encoding N,N-dimethylformamidase beta subunit family domain-containing protein: MGAEQIRRWESGALAHAVTDPFGQGPLPWFRGSELYYDDSGQVVPWYVDPAVAAGPGQQIPRARGAGGPRTADDVHRQIKGFSSTGAVAPGEAIDFHITVDPPQQFSVDVYRIGHYGGDGASKITTSPRLSGIVQPAPLAADRTVSCHHWWLSWRLQVPSYWSVGAYVAVLTTADGYRSHIPFTVRDDHPADLLLLLPDITWQAYNLYPEDGRTGASLYHAWDEEGRLLGESDAAITVSFDRPYAGAGLPLHVGHAYDFIRWAERYGYDLAYADARDLHAGRVDPTRYRGLVFPGHDEYWSGPMRRTVERARDHGTSLVFLSANTMYWQVELSPSPSGVDDRLLTCRKRRGPGRPSLWREVDRPEQQLLGIQYAGRVPEPAPLIVRNATHWLWDSTGAVENDELPGLVAGEADRYFPRTQLPEHQSRILLAHSPYEDGDGHRRHQETSLYRAPSGALVFASGTFAWSPALDRPGHVDERVQRATANLLDRICKRD, encoded by the coding sequence ATGGGTGCGGAGCAGATCCGGCGTTGGGAGTCAGGTGCGCTCGCGCACGCGGTGACCGATCCCTTCGGCCAGGGCCCCCTGCCGTGGTTCCGGGGGAGCGAGCTCTACTACGACGACAGCGGACAGGTCGTGCCCTGGTACGTGGACCCGGCCGTGGCCGCGGGGCCGGGCCAGCAGATCCCCCGCGCCCGTGGCGCGGGCGGCCCCCGCACCGCCGACGACGTGCACCGGCAGATCAAGGGGTTCAGCTCCACCGGAGCCGTCGCGCCCGGTGAGGCCATCGACTTCCACATCACCGTGGATCCGCCCCAGCAGTTCTCCGTGGACGTCTACCGCATCGGCCACTACGGCGGCGACGGCGCCTCCAAGATCACCACGAGCCCCCGCCTCTCCGGCATCGTCCAGCCCGCACCTCTGGCCGCGGACCGCACCGTCTCCTGCCACCACTGGTGGCTCTCCTGGCGGCTCCAGGTCCCCTCGTACTGGAGCGTCGGCGCCTATGTGGCGGTCCTGACGACCGCCGACGGGTACCGCTCGCACATCCCGTTCACGGTGCGCGACGACCACCCGGCCGATCTGCTGCTCCTGCTGCCCGACATCACCTGGCAGGCCTACAATCTTTACCCGGAGGACGGCAGAACGGGCGCGAGCCTCTACCACGCCTGGGACGAGGAGGGCCGGCTGCTCGGCGAGAGCGACGCCGCCATCACCGTCTCCTTCGACCGCCCCTACGCCGGCGCGGGCCTGCCCCTGCACGTGGGCCACGCCTACGACTTCATCCGCTGGGCCGAGCGCTACGGCTACGACCTGGCCTACGCCGATGCCCGCGACCTGCACGCCGGCCGCGTCGACCCCACCCGCTACCGCGGCCTGGTCTTCCCCGGCCACGACGAGTACTGGTCCGGCCCCATGCGCCGCACCGTCGAGCGAGCCCGCGACCACGGCACCTCGCTCGTCTTCCTCTCCGCCAACACCATGTACTGGCAAGTAGAGCTCTCCCCCTCGCCCTCCGGGGTCGACGACCGGCTCCTCACCTGCCGAAAACGCCGCGGCCCGGGCCGCCCCAGCCTCTGGCGCGAGGTGGACCGCCCGGAGCAGCAACTGCTCGGCATCCAGTACGCGGGACGGGTCCCCGAGCCCGCGCCGCTCATCGTGCGCAATGCCACGCACTGGCTCTGGGACTCCACCGGAGCCGTCGAGAACGACGAGCTGCCCGGCCTGGTCGCGGGCGAGGCCGACCGGTACTTCCCGCGCACGCAGCTCCCCGAGCACCAGAGCCGGATCCTGCTCGCGCACTCCCCGTACGAGGACGGCGACGGCCACCGCCGCCACCAGGAGACCTCCCTCTACCGGGCCCCCAGCGGCGCGCTGGTCTTCGCGTCCGGAACCTTCGCCTGGTCCCCGGCGCTCGACCGCCCCGGGCACGTGGACGAGCGGGTCCAGCGGGCCACCGCCAATCTCCTCGACCGCATCTGCAAGAGGGACTGA
- a CDS encoding response regulator transcription factor — protein sequence MSPVRVLLADDEHLIRGALAALLGLEDDLLVVAEAASGPEALAMARAHRPDVAVLDLQMPGADGVSVATSLRAELPDCKTMIVTSHGRPGHLKRALAAGVRAFAPKTVSAQRLAELIRTVHAGGRYVDPELAADAISAGDSPLTAREAEVLELAGDGAPIAEIAERASLSPGTVRNYLSSAATKLGAENRHTAVRLARARGWV from the coding sequence ATGAGCCCCGTACGCGTACTGCTGGCGGACGACGAGCACCTGATCCGGGGCGCGCTCGCCGCACTGCTGGGACTGGAGGACGATCTGCTGGTCGTCGCCGAGGCCGCCTCGGGGCCGGAGGCGCTCGCGATGGCGCGGGCCCACCGGCCGGACGTGGCGGTGCTGGACCTGCAGATGCCGGGGGCCGACGGTGTGAGCGTGGCCACATCCCTGCGGGCCGAACTCCCCGACTGCAAGACCATGATCGTGACCAGCCACGGCAGGCCCGGGCACCTGAAGCGGGCCCTCGCCGCGGGCGTACGGGCCTTCGCGCCGAAGACCGTCTCGGCGCAGCGGCTGGCCGAGCTGATCCGGACCGTGCACGCCGGAGGCCGTTATGTGGACCCGGAGTTGGCGGCCGACGCGATCAGCGCCGGCGACTCGCCGCTGACGGCCCGCGAGGCCGAGGTGCTGGAACTGGCGGGGGACGGGGCGCCGATCGCGGAGATCGCGGAGCGGGCTTCGCTGTCCCCGGGGACGGTCCGGAACTACCTGTCCTCGGCGGCGACGAAGCTGGGGGCCGAGAACCGGCACACGGCAGTGCGTCTCGCACGGGCCCGGGGTTGGGTATAG
- a CDS encoding DNA polymerase III subunit gamma and tau gives MSSLALYRRYRPESFAEVIGQEHVTDPLMQALRNNRVNHAYLFSGPRGCGKTTSARILARCLNCEQGPTPTPCGECQSCKDLARNGPGSIDVIEIDAASHGGVDDARDLREKAFFGPASSRYKIYIIDEAHMVTPAGFNALLKVVEEPPEHLKFIFATTEPEKVIGTIRSRTHHYPFRLVPPGTLRDYLGEVCGREGAHVEEGVLPLVVRAGAGSVRDSMSVMDQLLAGATEQGVTYAMATSLLGYTDGTLLDAVVDAFAAGDGAAAFEIVDRVVEGGNDPRRFVADLLERLRDLVILAAVPDAREKGLIDAPADVVERMQAQASVFGAAELSRAADLVNTGLTEMRGATSPRLQLELICARVLLPAAFDDERSVQARLDRLERGGAASAAAAFAPAPAMGYVPGPEAHAMAPATVRPPVQQAPTQQAPVHQAPVHQAPAPAPVAPPEPAAPAAPASAPGAWPGAAQPGGGAPGAWPGAATPGAPAAPAPAQAAPAAPAAGAWPGAATPGAPAAPTAPPAAPAQAAQASAPAAPAAPAPGMAAGAGQIQAMWPAVLDAVKNRRRFTWILLSQNAQVAGFDGTTLQLGFPNAGARDNFASSGSEDVLKAVLAEQFQVSWKIEAVVGGGAQPMAPVSASSYGAPPAPAYNQPPAQQAPQQSQQSQQQPYQQQPQQSQQPQQSYQQQQSQQHQPPTHQAPPPVAPEDDIAEADDPDLVDTALSGHDLIVRELGATVVEEYTNE, from the coding sequence GTGTCGTCCCTTGCGCTGTACCGCCGCTACCGCCCCGAGTCGTTCGCCGAGGTCATCGGTCAGGAGCATGTCACTGACCCGCTGATGCAGGCGCTGCGCAACAACCGGGTCAATCACGCGTACCTGTTCAGTGGGCCGCGAGGCTGCGGCAAGACCACCAGCGCGCGCATCCTCGCCCGCTGCCTGAACTGTGAGCAAGGCCCCACGCCCACCCCCTGCGGGGAGTGCCAGTCCTGCAAGGACCTCGCGCGCAACGGGCCGGGATCCATCGACGTCATCGAGATCGACGCGGCCTCGCACGGTGGTGTGGACGACGCCCGTGACCTGCGCGAGAAGGCCTTCTTCGGGCCCGCCTCCAGCCGGTACAAGATCTACATCATCGACGAGGCGCACATGGTCACCCCGGCGGGCTTCAACGCCCTGCTGAAGGTGGTCGAGGAGCCGCCGGAGCACCTCAAGTTCATCTTCGCCACGACCGAGCCCGAGAAGGTCATCGGCACCATCCGGTCCCGGACGCACCACTACCCCTTCCGGCTCGTGCCCCCCGGCACCCTGCGGGACTACCTCGGCGAGGTCTGCGGCCGCGAGGGCGCCCACGTGGAGGAGGGGGTGCTGCCGCTCGTCGTGCGCGCGGGCGCCGGCTCCGTCCGTGACTCCATGTCCGTCATGGACCAGCTCCTGGCCGGCGCCACCGAGCAGGGTGTGACGTACGCCATGGCCACCTCGCTCCTCGGGTACACCGACGGCACCCTCCTCGACGCCGTCGTGGACGCCTTCGCCGCCGGGGACGGGGCCGCCGCCTTCGAGATCGTCGACCGGGTGGTGGAGGGCGGCAACGACCCGCGCCGCTTCGTCGCCGACCTGCTGGAGCGGCTGCGCGACCTGGTGATCCTGGCCGCCGTGCCCGACGCCCGGGAGAAGGGGCTCATCGACGCCCCCGCCGACGTGGTCGAGCGGATGCAGGCCCAGGCCTCCGTCTTCGGGGCCGCCGAGCTGTCGCGGGCCGCCGACCTGGTCAACACGGGGCTCACCGAGATGCGCGGAGCCACCTCGCCCCGGCTGCAGCTGGAGCTGATCTGCGCCCGCGTGCTGCTGCCCGCCGCCTTCGACGACGAGCGTTCCGTGCAGGCGCGGCTCGACCGGCTGGAGCGCGGCGGTGCGGCCTCCGCCGCCGCTGCCTTCGCCCCGGCCCCCGCCATGGGCTACGTCCCCGGGCCGGAGGCCCACGCCATGGCCCCCGCGACGGTACGGCCCCCCGTGCAGCAGGCTCCGACGCAGCAGGCCCCCGTCCACCAGGCCCCGGTGCACCAGGCCCCCGCTCCGGCCCCGGTGGCGCCGCCCGAGCCGGCGGCCCCCGCGGCCCCGGCCTCCGCCCCCGGCGCCTGGCCCGGTGCCGCGCAGCCCGGCGGCGGCGCCCCCGGTGCCTGGCCCGGCGCGGCCACCCCCGGGGCCCCCGCGGCTCCCGCTCCCGCGCAGGCGGCGCCCGCCGCCCCCGCCGCGGGTGCCTGGCCCGGCGCCGCCACCCCCGGCGCCCCGGCAGCCCCCACTGCTCCCCCGGCGGCCCCCGCCCAGGCCGCCCAGGCCTCGGCCCCGGCGGCGCCCGCCGCCCCGGCACCCGGCATGGCCGCCGGCGCCGGGCAGATCCAGGCCATGTGGCCGGCCGTCCTGGACGCCGTCAAGAACCGCCGCCGCTTCACCTGGATCCTGCTCAGCCAGAACGCCCAGGTCGCCGGCTTCGACGGCACCACCCTCCAGCTCGGCTTCCCCAACGCCGGGGCCCGCGACAACTTCGCGAGCAGCGGCAGCGAGGACGTCCTCAAGGCGGTGCTCGCCGAGCAGTTCCAGGTCAGCTGGAAGATCGAGGCCGTGGTCGGCGGGGGCGCCCAGCCCATGGCCCCCGTATCCGCGTCCTCCTACGGCGCTCCGCCCGCGCCCGCCTACAACCAGCCGCCGGCCCAGCAGGCCCCGCAGCAGTCGCAGCAGTCGCAGCAGCAGCCGTACCAGCAGCAACCGCAGCAGTCCCAGCAGCCGCAGCAGTCGTACCAACAGCAGCAGTCCCAGCAGCACCAGCCGCCGACCCACCAGGCGCCCCCGCCGGTCGCCCCCGAGGACGACATCGCGGAGGCCGACGACCCCGACCTCGTCGACACCGCACTGAGCGGACACGACCTGATCGTGCGCGAGCTCGGGGCCACCGTTGTAGAGGAATATACGAACGAATAG